One Akkermansiaceae bacterium genomic region harbors:
- a CDS encoding alpha-glucosidase/alpha-galactosidase: MAKITFMGAGSTIFAKNILGDCMVSPALHDVEIALYDIDARRLDESYRLISRLNEALNASRATVRKFLGTDQRQAALEGAGYVVNAIQVGGYEPCTVTDFEIPKKYGLRQTIADTLGIGGIFRALRTIPVMDDFARDMQSVCPGALLLNYTNPMCALTGYMLRHTQVKTVGLCHSVQSCVSDLFKALGIEKEDRDPDAMVPRIAGINHMAWLLDLKDENGNDLYPGIKSLAREKLGRWRAAPKEEKSTDMVRLQMMLHFGYYITESSEHNAEYTPYWIKRTHPHLIDEFNIPLDEYPRRCVNQIAKWREQSEKLLSEEPVHVRSKEYGSYIIEGIETGVPFTFAGNVLNTGGLITNLPENACVEVPVVADARGLTPQAVGALPEQCAALNRTNINSQLLTIEAAATRKREHIYQAAMLDPHTGSELSLDEMVSLCDDLIEAHSEWLPGYH, from the coding sequence ATGGCCAAAATTACTTTCATGGGTGCGGGCAGCACCATTTTTGCGAAAAACATCCTCGGTGACTGTATGGTGTCGCCCGCCCTGCATGACGTGGAGATCGCGCTCTACGACATCGATGCCCGGCGGCTGGATGAATCCTATCGGCTGATATCACGCCTCAACGAGGCGCTCAATGCATCGCGGGCGACCGTGCGCAAGTTCCTGGGAACCGACCAACGTCAGGCTGCGCTCGAGGGCGCCGGGTACGTGGTCAATGCGATCCAGGTCGGCGGCTATGAGCCGTGTACGGTGACCGATTTTGAAATTCCGAAAAAATATGGTCTGCGGCAAACCATCGCCGACACCCTGGGGATCGGGGGGATTTTCCGCGCCTTGAGAACCATCCCGGTGATGGATGATTTTGCGCGTGACATGCAAAGCGTCTGTCCCGGTGCCCTGTTGTTGAACTACACCAACCCGATGTGCGCGCTGACGGGATACATGCTGCGGCACACACAGGTCAAAACCGTGGGTCTCTGCCACTCCGTGCAGTCCTGCGTTTCCGATCTCTTCAAGGCGCTTGGGATCGAAAAGGAGGACAGGGACCCGGACGCCATGGTGCCCCGCATCGCCGGTATCAACCACATGGCTTGGTTGTTAGATCTGAAGGACGAAAACGGCAACGACCTCTATCCCGGGATCAAATCCCTGGCCAGGGAGAAGCTTGGCCGCTGGCGCGCCGCACCGAAGGAGGAGAAATCCACCGACATGGTGCGTCTCCAGATGATGCTCCACTTCGGTTACTACATCACCGAGTCGTCCGAGCACAATGCGGAGTACACGCCCTACTGGATCAAACGCACCCACCCCCATCTCATTGATGAGTTCAACATCCCGCTGGATGAATACCCGCGCCGCTGTGTCAACCAGATTGCCAAGTGGAGGGAGCAGAGCGAGAAGCTGCTCAGCGAGGAGCCGGTGCATGTGCGCAGCAAGGAGTATGGCTCGTATATCATCGAGGGAATCGAAACGGGGGTGCCGTTCACCTTTGCGGGGAATGTCCTCAACACCGGGGGACTCATTACCAACCTGCCGGAGAACGCTTGTGTGGAGGTGCCGGTTGTGGCCGATGCCCGCGGCCTGACACCGCAGGCGGTGGGGGCGCTTCCCGAGCAATGCGCCGCGCTGAACCGGACGAACATCAACAGCCAGCTACTCACCATCGAGGCGGCGGCCACCCGCAAGCGCGAGCATATCTATCAGGCGGCGATGCTCGATCCGCACACCGGCTCCGAGCTCTCGCTCGATGAGATGGTCTCCCTCTGCGACGACCTGATCGAGGCCCACAGCGAATGGCTGCCCGGATACCACTGA
- a CDS encoding glycoside hydrolase family 88 protein, producing MKFHHLLVAALIASSAWSPAAPTAENVLHEMKRVADWQIANPSKHHITDWTQAPFFLGLYNLHQVSQEQKYLDSLVTFGKRAKFGPGRRITHADDHAVLQAWLELYQLNGGMERLTPSIDHFPKIINALKDSPPASVSGGTFTWCWCDALFMSPAAWTQLSHITGDQKYLIWADREWWTCTDVLYDPAECLYYRDNRFFGKKTETGKKVFWARGNGWVVGGLVHMLDYLPADHPSRGRYLALYHDMMYALLKLQHADGLWRTSLLDPQAAVGESSGSSFFVYGMAWGLNRGLLPADKFRPAVDKGWTALCGNIQPTGMLGYVQEIGDQPGASGPESTEVYGSGAFLLAGSEIIRMVDPTKRRKNLADFTGVKLPAHYAPEPPRVVVRHVPERADDFAWENDLIAFRTYGPALRDGAEDSGFDAWLKRVPYPVIDKWYIEDTTPLLHTKKGKSYHQDQGEGYDGYKVGNTRGCGGISVWDNGKLHNSNTYVGYKIISHTMDRAIFDLYYASTFHGKQLRETKRITLVMGQRLFQSESRFTIDGIPAQLDVAIGLKHQATGTQALSSLKTGVLSIWEKLDGLGFGQAVVIDPAAVEKMIRHTDAEGQEQSLCLARTDESGYIRWFSGYGWEGQGEITSDTLWQDYLGAFAASFTQKPFSDHHQSLKVHTLSPPVDPMAPAPVDEVPGATLIKPNGGWCWYQAPRAIVTKDGKVVFTSISGDSFAGLDAGDLWATSWDPQSGKTEHFELHDQFQCDDHDVAALLERPDGSILAVYGKHGSDHLLRSRTTSEAGQISAWSKERTYDVGAGYCYSNVFRLSEEHGRIYNFSRTHGRNPNCTFSDDTGQSWKPGWRLLHWAKSDYVKHPKYTGTDGARPYLRYASDNTSKIHFITTEDHPRAFDNSIYHGYYQAGKLHQSDGKVLSEPGSANPARLTPQSFTRVFAGDKDKVAWTTDLELDQKGYPYAAFSVQVDGAQSRGKRIKETCNDHRYWYARFDGRKWNAYEIAYAGTKLYTQESDYTGLIALDPDDPDTVVISTNADPVTGKPLVSKADHKRHWELYKGTTSDDGKTWKWTAITSNSTVDNLRPNIPANPGGKRIILWCRGELTSFVNFRLDLCGMTEDRK from the coding sequence ATGAAATTCCACCACCTTCTCGTCGCCGCACTGATAGCTTCCAGCGCGTGGTCGCCTGCCGCTCCCACAGCCGAAAATGTGCTTCATGAAATGAAGCGGGTCGCCGACTGGCAGATTGCCAATCCATCCAAGCATCATATCACCGACTGGACACAGGCACCCTTTTTTCTGGGCCTGTATAACTTACACCAGGTGTCACAGGAGCAGAAATACCTGGACTCCCTGGTTACCTTCGGGAAAAGGGCCAAGTTCGGTCCGGGTCGCCGTATCACCCATGCTGACGATCACGCCGTGTTGCAAGCATGGTTAGAGCTTTACCAGCTCAACGGGGGGATGGAGCGACTGACACCCTCGATCGACCATTTTCCAAAAATCATCAACGCCCTGAAAGACAGCCCGCCTGCGTCTGTTAGTGGCGGCACATTCACCTGGTGCTGGTGTGACGCCTTGTTTATGTCGCCTGCTGCGTGGACCCAGCTTTCGCATATCACGGGGGATCAGAAATATCTGATTTGGGCCGACCGCGAGTGGTGGACATGTACCGACGTTCTTTACGATCCTGCCGAGTGTCTCTATTACCGCGACAACCGCTTTTTTGGCAAGAAAACCGAAACGGGGAAAAAGGTTTTCTGGGCGCGAGGCAATGGCTGGGTCGTGGGTGGCCTTGTCCACATGCTTGATTATCTTCCAGCGGACCATCCATCCCGTGGGCGCTATCTAGCCCTCTATCACGATATGATGTATGCCTTGCTCAAGCTGCAACATGCTGATGGCCTCTGGCGCACGAGTTTGCTCGATCCACAGGCAGCTGTTGGCGAATCAAGTGGCTCGTCGTTTTTTGTCTACGGCATGGCCTGGGGACTCAACCGGGGACTGTTACCGGCTGACAAGTTCCGTCCAGCTGTCGATAAAGGATGGACCGCCCTTTGTGGTAATATCCAGCCGACGGGGATGTTAGGCTACGTGCAGGAAATAGGCGACCAGCCTGGAGCCTCGGGGCCGGAATCCACCGAGGTCTATGGCTCGGGTGCATTCCTGCTCGCAGGGTCTGAAATCATCCGGATGGTCGATCCCACCAAACGGCGCAAAAACCTGGCCGATTTCACCGGCGTCAAACTACCTGCACACTACGCCCCCGAACCGCCACGTGTCGTGGTCCGGCATGTGCCCGAACGCGCGGATGACTTTGCCTGGGAAAACGACCTCATTGCCTTCCGCACCTATGGCCCGGCCCTGCGTGATGGAGCCGAGGACAGTGGCTTCGACGCTTGGCTCAAGCGCGTCCCCTACCCGGTTATTGATAAATGGTATATCGAGGACACCACTCCGCTCCTGCATACGAAAAAGGGCAAAAGCTACCACCAGGACCAAGGTGAAGGCTACGATGGCTACAAGGTGGGCAATACCCGCGGCTGTGGCGGCATTTCCGTCTGGGACAATGGCAAACTCCATAACTCAAACACCTATGTGGGATACAAAATCATCTCACACACCATGGACCGTGCCATTTTCGACCTCTATTATGCCAGCACCTTCCATGGCAAGCAGCTGCGCGAAACCAAACGTATTACGCTGGTCATGGGGCAGCGGTTGTTCCAGTCGGAGTCCCGCTTCACCATCGATGGCATACCCGCCCAGTTGGATGTTGCCATCGGCCTCAAACATCAAGCCACTGGAACCCAGGCGCTTTCATCGTTGAAAACAGGCGTTCTCTCCATTTGGGAAAAGCTCGATGGCCTTGGGTTCGGGCAAGCCGTCGTCATCGATCCGGCTGCTGTTGAAAAAATGATCCGGCATACGGATGCCGAAGGACAGGAGCAGTCGCTCTGCCTCGCACGCACGGACGAGTCCGGCTACATCCGCTGGTTCTCTGGTTATGGCTGGGAAGGCCAGGGCGAAATCACCAGCGATACGTTGTGGCAGGATTACCTGGGCGCGTTCGCCGCAAGCTTTACCCAAAAACCATTTTCGGATCATCACCAGTCACTCAAAGTCCATACACTCAGCCCACCCGTTGATCCGATGGCTCCAGCACCTGTTGATGAAGTGCCCGGCGCAACATTGATCAAGCCTAACGGCGGCTGGTGTTGGTACCAGGCCCCCCGGGCGATTGTCACCAAAGATGGCAAAGTCGTCTTTACAAGCATCTCCGGGGACAGCTTTGCAGGTCTCGATGCGGGCGACCTCTGGGCGACCTCATGGGACCCGCAGTCCGGTAAGACCGAGCACTTCGAGCTCCACGATCAATTCCAGTGTGACGACCACGATGTGGCGGCTCTGTTGGAACGCCCGGATGGCAGCATTCTCGCCGTTTATGGAAAACACGGCTCCGACCATCTCCTCCGATCGAGAACAACAAGCGAGGCAGGCCAAATCTCTGCCTGGTCAAAGGAAAGGACCTACGATGTTGGCGCCGGCTACTGTTACTCCAATGTTTTCCGGCTCAGTGAAGAACATGGCCGTATCTACAACTTCTCGCGCACCCATGGCCGCAATCCCAACTGCACATTCTCAGACGACACTGGCCAATCCTGGAAACCCGGATGGAGACTCCTGCATTGGGCGAAAAGTGACTACGTCAAACATCCGAAATACACAGGAACCGATGGTGCCCGCCCCTACCTTCGCTACGCATCGGACAACACAAGCAAAATCCATTTCATCACCACTGAGGATCACCCAAGGGCATTTGATAATTCCATTTACCACGGCTATTACCAGGCGGGCAAGCTCCACCAGTCCGATGGCAAGGTGCTCAGCGAGCCTGGCTCAGCAAACCCAGCACGCCTAACCCCCCAGTCATTTACCCGCGTTTTCGCAGGAGACAAGGACAAGGTGGCCTGGACAACCGATCTGGAACTCGATCAAAAGGGATACCCATACGCCGCATTCTCTGTGCAAGTGGATGGTGCCCAATCACGGGGCAAACGGATCAAGGAAACCTGTAACGACCACCGCTACTGGTATGCGCGCTTCGATGGCAGGAAGTGGAACGCTTATGAAATCGCTTACGCCGGCACCAAGCTTTATACCCAGGAAAGCGATTACACAGGCCTCATCGCGCTCGACCCCGATGATCCTGACACGGTGGTCATTTCCACCAATGCCGACCCCGTTACTGGCAAGCCACTTGTTTCCAAGGCTGATCATAAACGTCACTGGGAACTCTACAAAGGCACGACCAGCGACGATGGAAAAACCTGGAAATGGACTGCAATCACCAGCAATTCAACGGTCGACAACCTACGTCCTAACATCCCTGCCAACCCAGGCGGAAAACGCATCATTCTTTGGTGCCGTGGGGAGCTGACCAGCTTTGTTAACTTCCGGCTTGATCTCTGCGGCATGACCGAGGATCGAAAATAG
- a CDS encoding PEP-CTERM sorting domain-containing protein, with protein sequence MKKTVPTLTAVAATLVMLADPASASVTVTSANLTAYFNAADLHNDSGATNPASGTDISSWTNLSTGTSLANGDPTIWPTYISVGNGGINNLDSVRFNPTNSGSANADLLFNNSMSVSARTVFAVVTMVNNSENYSTLLANSSNSLTIRQNASNAEYYVGNTADFIKDGTDGTFYINGTAGRSTSFGTAHIIEVVSNTAETYTGLRIGSNEAGNQRGWSGDIAEILIYDDALSASDRNQVGNYLATKYGITAAYVPEPSSALLSALGVFAFVLRRRR encoded by the coding sequence ATGAAAAAAACAGTCCCAACCCTGACCGCAGTTGCGGCAACGCTGGTCATGCTGGCTGACCCGGCGTCCGCCAGCGTCACCGTGACCAGCGCCAACCTCACCGCATACTTCAATGCCGCGGATCTGCACAACGACAGCGGAGCCACCAACCCCGCCAGCGGAACCGATATCTCGAGCTGGACCAACCTTTCCACCGGCACCAGCCTTGCGAACGGCGACCCAACGATATGGCCCACCTACATCTCGGTTGGAAACGGCGGTATCAACAACCTCGACAGCGTGAGGTTCAATCCCACCAATTCTGGTTCAGCTAATGCTGACCTTCTCTTCAATAACTCGATGTCGGTTTCCGCCCGAACCGTCTTCGCGGTGGTGACGATGGTCAACAACAGCGAAAACTACTCCACACTCCTGGCGAATAGCTCCAACAGCCTAACCATCCGGCAGAATGCTAGCAATGCCGAGTATTATGTAGGCAACACCGCTGACTTCATCAAGGACGGCACCGACGGCACCTTCTACATCAACGGCACCGCTGGTCGCTCGACCTCCTTCGGCACCGCCCACATTATCGAGGTGGTCTCTAACACGGCGGAAACCTACACCGGACTGCGCATCGGCTCCAATGAAGCTGGCAATCAACGCGGCTGGAGTGGTGACATTGCCGAGATCCTGATCTACGACGACGCGCTTTCGGCAAGCGACCGCAACCAGGTCGGCAACTACCTCGCCACCAAATACGGCATTACCGCCGCCTACGTGCCCGAGCCGTCGTCCGCCCTGCTCTCGGCACTGGGGGTGTTCGCCTTTGTCCTGCGCCGCAGACGCTGA
- a CDS encoding alpha-L-fucosidase: MKRHIITACLLAASSLHAQTPPATAQAIQDWQKLGYGMFIHFGMSTFIANEYGTGKEASTTYAPSHLDVDQWIRVARDAGMKYAVLTAKHVAGHCLWDSKVRFRGKEFDHDVATSGNRTDVIAEYVKACRKYDVMPGLYWCFMDKRNNSRPPARQDYGTARAKLPDDFFQLAKDQTAELIRLYPDVAYYWLDIPAYSSPAQRRELYDHIKRLRPGTIVLFNHGAGKPKGPMTIANSQVSWPSDILNTERWPLKPGWFTAKQSYQNKTYQLGYEHCDTICKKWFWNEGDQPRPVEELLNIYRDVRAGGGNLLLNVPPDRTGRIPQYHVKALLDLKKAIDAPAINK; encoded by the coding sequence ATGAAACGACACATCATCACAGCCTGCCTGCTGGCGGCATCAAGTTTACACGCCCAAACCCCGCCGGCCACCGCACAGGCCATTCAAGACTGGCAGAAACTGGGCTACGGCATGTTCATCCATTTCGGGATGAGCACATTTATCGCCAATGAATACGGCACCGGCAAGGAGGCTTCCACCACCTACGCCCCGAGCCATCTCGACGTTGACCAGTGGATCCGCGTGGCGCGTGACGCGGGTATGAAATACGCGGTGCTGACGGCGAAACATGTGGCCGGCCATTGTCTCTGGGACAGCAAGGTGCGGTTCCGCGGCAAGGAGTTCGACCACGATGTCGCCACCTCCGGCAACCGGACGGATGTGATCGCGGAATACGTCAAGGCATGCAGGAAATACGATGTCATGCCCGGCCTGTACTGGTGTTTCATGGACAAGCGGAACAACTCCCGGCCCCCTGCCCGGCAGGACTACGGAACCGCGCGGGCGAAGCTGCCGGATGATTTTTTCCAACTGGCCAAGGACCAGACCGCCGAACTGATCCGGCTCTACCCCGATGTCGCCTACTACTGGCTCGACATCCCGGCCTACTCCAGCCCGGCGCAGCGGCGCGAGCTCTACGATCACATCAAGCGGCTGCGTCCCGGCACCATCGTGCTCTTCAACCACGGCGCGGGCAAACCCAAGGGGCCGATGACGATCGCCAACAGCCAGGTGTCCTGGCCGAGCGACATTCTCAACACCGAGCGCTGGCCACTGAAGCCGGGCTGGTTCACCGCCAAACAAAGTTATCAGAATAAAACCTATCAGCTCGGCTACGAACACTGCGACACCATTTGCAAAAAATGGTTCTGGAACGAGGGCGACCAGCCACGTCCGGTCGAGGAGCTGCTCAACATTTACCGGGACGTCCGCGCCGGTGGAGGCAATTTGCTCCTGAACGTTCCCCCCGACCGCACCGGCCGCATCCCGCAGTACCATGTCAAGGCACTGCTTGATTTGAAAAAGGCGATCGACGCCCCGGCAATAAACAAATGA